A region of the Desulfuribacillus alkaliarsenatis genome:
AGGAGAATACATACAAGCAAAGATTATAAAAGTTCAAAAAAATTATGCGGTTGGAAAGTTACTAGAGATCTCTGATAATAAAACAGCCTCATTAAGAGTTGACCCACTATGCGGAATTGCAAAGCGGTGCGGAGGGTGTCAATTACAGCATATGGACTATCAAGCTCAACTCTTGTTCAAGCAGCAACTTGTTATAGATAATCTAGAGAGAATCGGGAAATTTAAGGACATTCAAGTTCATCCGACAATCGGAATGGAAAATCCATGGAGCTATCGGAACAAAGCTCAGGTTCCTATAGGCTCTACTGATTCTGAGGCTGGTCTAATCAGTGGATTTTATGCTGCTAAAAGCCATGAAATTATACCCTTTGATAGCTGTGCAATCCAGCATTCACAAAACGACGAGCTTGTACTTGCCGTGAGAAAAATCGCTGAGAAATATGGTGTTTCGGCATATAATGAGAAGCTACACAAAGGCTTGTTAAGACATATTGTTGTTCGAACTGCTTTTACGACCAATGAAGTAATGGTTGTCATAGTCGTTAATGGGAAATCAATGCCGCATCAAGATAAGATTATAAATGAAATTGCTACTTTGTCAGCAAACATAAAAAGCATATGCTTAAGTATTAATACGAAGAAAACGAACGTAATCTTTGGTGAGCAAACGAAGGTACTATATGGATCTGATAAAATATTTGACTACATTGGAGATATTCGTTTTGGCATCTCGGCAAGATCTTTCTATCAGGTCAATCCAGTTCAGACGGAAGTTTTATATACAAAAGCATTAGAATACGCGGCGCTTACGGGGAAAGAAACAGTTATTGACGCCTATTGTGGTATAGGGACTATCACTTTGTTTCTTGCACAAAAAGCAAAGAAAGTCTACGGTGTTGAAATTGTCCCAGAAGCAATTGAAGACGCTAAATATAATGCAGAAATCAACGGCATAACCAATGTGGAATTTGCCGTAGCTAAGGCGGAAGATTGGATTCCTAAGCTATCCATTCGTCCAGAAGTCATAGTGGTTGACCCACCTAGAAAGGGCTGCGACCAAGCTTTACTAGATACAATTATAGATATGAGACCAAAGCGAGTCGTCTATGTTTCCTGTAATCCTAGCACATTAGCAAGAGATTTACGGATTTTAGCAGATGGCGGGTATGAGCTTAAAGAGGTGCAACCAGTTGATATGTTCCCACATACCACACATGTGGAGTGCGTAGTCTTGATGTCAAGGGTAGATAAATAGAAAGGAAGAAAGAGCTTATAAATAAAGGGTTTCAAGATATTGAGTTTTTCTCATGGCTGTTTTGCTAGAGCGGCTCATATCAGGAAACCCTTATTTTTATTGTTAGTGGCAAATTATCAAAAGCTGTGAAAGAAAATTATGACAAGAGTGCAATACTAGAGCTAGTGAGAATTGTGGTATATCTAAGGTTTACATCCTGATACTTTAACAGTTATTACTTTCCCTTCAAACCATTATACATTAGCTTACCTATATCAATTCTCTGATTAATCGTAAGGGGAGTTGATAGAATTCCGCTAATGGCCTGAACATACATAAGTATTGACTCCGTTGACAACTCACTGTCAATCTCACCTTCAAGTTTGCCCTGTTCTATAAATTCAACAAATAGGGGTTTAATTTTTGTATCACCATATGCTTTTAAAAATTGCTGCATCTGAGGTGAGGAGATTAATTCATTGCTCATAAGACCATCTGTTTCTCCAGTTATAAGTTCTCCCAAGGATTTCATGTTTTCTATATGAATCATATTTAGTTTCTCC
Encoded here:
- the rlmD gene encoding 23S rRNA (uracil(1939)-C(5))-methyltransferase RlmD translates to MNRQIPVQKNQTIELHIHTLGHDGQGIGRYEDFTVFVPEALPGEYIQAKIIKVQKNYAVGKLLEISDNKTASLRVDPLCGIAKRCGGCQLQHMDYQAQLLFKQQLVIDNLERIGKFKDIQVHPTIGMENPWSYRNKAQVPIGSTDSEAGLISGFYAAKSHEIIPFDSCAIQHSQNDELVLAVRKIAEKYGVSAYNEKLHKGLLRHIVVRTAFTTNEVMVVIVVNGKSMPHQDKIINEIATLSANIKSICLSINTKKTNVIFGEQTKVLYGSDKIFDYIGDIRFGISARSFYQVNPVQTEVLYTKALEYAALTGKETVIDAYCGIGTITLFLAQKAKKVYGVEIVPEAIEDAKYNAEINGITNVEFAVAKAEDWIPKLSIRPEVIVVDPPRKGCDQALLDTIIDMRPKRVVYVSCNPSTLARDLRILADGGYELKEVQPVDMFPHTTHVECVVLMSRVDK
- a CDS encoding TetR/AcrR family transcriptional regulator, translating into MNGFELRRQEKMKDILSAAFTLFAKDGFAAVKITDIAEKANVSKVSIYNYFGSKEELARQVMFDYMDKKALEFKTFMTSDLSYKEKLNMIHIENMKSLGELITGETDGLMSNELISSPQMQQFLKAYGDTKIKPLFVEFIEQGKLEGEIDSELSTESILMYVQAISGILSTPLTINQRIDIGKLMYNGLKGK